The DNA region GGTTCTTATCCTTCTAACTACAGATATCAAAACTGCAGAGatagtgatgatgaagatgatgaactGGATTTGGATAGTGATCATAATGATGACGAAGAAGCTGAGGAAGATGACGGGATGGTGGATTATGATGATATCTGTGAGGATGATGGTTATGATTATGCTCAATCAAGCATGGCTGTGGGCAAAGCTGATACCAAGGAGGTTGTCGCCAGTTCTTCGGTGATAAGCGGTATGGATGAGGGATGCGTGACGCCAATTCGGGGTAATCGAAGAGTAAGAGATAGAAGTGTATATGCCAATTCTGTTTTGAACCCAATTGAGAATATCACTCAATGGAAAGCATTGAAAGCGATGGGGAAACCACAACTGAAGCAACAGAAAGAGAATTTCACAGAGGATCAGGAACCTCGTGCTTCCTTTAGTTTGGAGCCTAGTCTCAAGGAATTATCACTCagctttaaaacaaaaatttggcAATCGATCCAAGAAGTGAAACCAACAAGTTGAAGTGGATGCTAGCCTTTCAAACTGGTTGTCTTCATCAGAAACTACACCCATTAACCAGAGTATCTCAATTTTTTTGGATGCTACATCTGAGAAAAGCTTGTCACAAGGATCAAACTCACTGAGGAGCCAAGAAGATAAACCTATTTTAGGTGCTCTAACTCTGGAAGAAATCAAGCAGTTTTCAGCTTGAACTTTGACCTGGGACTAGAAGAAGGCTAGGGGAAAGTTCTTGTTTGCAACTTCTCTTTGCAAATAAGTAtgacttttataagtaaatataaaaagcTTTTGTTATCCAAAATCCACAGCACAGGACAGTCCCATATGGAAAGCTACTCTGTAGATTTATAATGAACAGAATTTGAAAGTTCCTCTGCAATTTGGCTTCAAGGAGAGATTAGAAGTTTCGTAAACGtctaaagaaatattttttaccaACTTTGAAAAGAAAGTTGATCAgttgataaagaaattcatttgTTATAAAAGATGAGAAGTGtctttaaaagaaataataacttGGTCCAAGGAACTCTACCTCTCAGTCTACGAAACGTACACGCTAGCGGGCTGCGCCACCGCCCCCACCCATTGGTGCCAGTGTAGTCAATTTTTTggaggccaaaggacttattcccacccaagttctTATACATTCCCAAACTCTTGTTCTCAatctttaaaaaacttaaatactcatctattatccaacttttgatacatttagttattaattaaaacagcAAATACGTcatttcatcattaatattaacaaatataatgttaactcattttttctttaagttttgaaaactagtAATTCTACTGCAAGTTCAACTtttccagttttaaaaaatgctTTTTCCCCCATCTTaggtttttttcccttttctctcCTGTCAGCATCTCTGTCTTCAATGATGCTCTCTTCTCACTCTAAACCTTCATTGGCACTCCCTCTTCCTCCAAGGTGGTATCACCAACGATTTTATCATGATTTTCGACCAAAAAATGAGCAAGAGATATGGATCTCCTGCTCGTTTTTGCTATGTCGTTGCCCCTCTTTCGGTGGTCAATGGCGTTGTGTCGAAGAAAAAAGGAGAGGATCCATTCCTCTATCCTCTCCTTTTATGATTTGTGCACAAGAATGTCAGATTGTTTCTTggatttcttcaaaaaaaatgaatgtCAGATCGTTGCTTGATTATCACCAGCAATGTTGGCTTTCTTTGTCGGCAATATCGGTTGTGCCTTGGATTTTTTCATTAGTCAGAGATGAAAGGAGCCACTGGAGATGGAGGGAGAGCAATGGTGGAAGATAGGGGTGCAGCTGTGATGTTTCTAAAGTTTGGAAAGTGACtagagatgaaaattttgagtaatAGGAAAACTAGGTTAATGGGGAAAATGTCGTTTATCTAAAATGTTTTTCATGGGTATGtataataaatgttaataagggtaaaataatagtttattattaaattaataaaattggttaattttaattgttgatggatgagtatttgaatttttgaaaatatataaaaactgaggtggaaataaatccttttggccatatttttcatataatttatatttttcctgGAGACAACACCAGTAATG from Mangifera indica cultivar Alphonso chromosome 8, CATAS_Mindica_2.1, whole genome shotgun sequence includes:
- the LOC123224566 gene encoding uncharacterized protein LOC123224566; translation: MVWDSRCRGKVDEEQLSSDTRKKVTFDYNVKAYEPVLSGEVTSNLPEISEVGEVKKEKEEEDSLVRSKQSQSFSEASSITASSGSYPSNYRYQNCRDSDDEDDELDLDSDHNDDEEAEEDDGMVDYDDICEDDGYDYAQSSMAVGKADTKEVVASSSVISGMDEGCVTPIRGNRRVRDRSVYANSVLNPIENITQWKALKAMGKPQLKQQKENFTEDQEPRASFSLEPSLKELSLSFKTKIWQSIQEVKPTS